Part of the Sulfuricurvum kujiense DSM 16994 genome, GGATATCATGTCATCTATATCGAAGATAAAAAACCGGCTAAAAAGCTTGGATTCGATGAGGTTAAAAATTTCATCGAGCAACGTTTAAAAATGGATAAATTCAAAGCAACCATGGAGAAAAAAATGTCAGATCTCCGTGCTAAAGCAAAAATCATCTATACTAAATAACCAATTCCTTTTCCCTATCTATCCCGCATTTCGCGGGATTATCTCCACCTGCTTTTCCTACTCTAATCGTTAAATAAAGTCAGTAATCTGTTTTGTTTTCACCGTCAATCAGTGTTTAAAACCATGCCGTGAATATAATTATCTATATAATAGTTATTATAATAACTATTTAAGGCTGCCTGCTCTACAATCTCGAAAATCTTTCAAAGGAGCACTATGGGGTTTGAATCTGACAAGTCGATAGGATTTCTTATCGCTAAAGCACGCAATACCCTGAAGAATGAATTCGAAAAAGAGTTGAAACCGTATTCGCTTTCATATGCTCATCGGGTTATTTTAATCCGGCTGAGTGAAAAAGAGGGATTGACACAAAAAGAGTTGGCGCAAGACACCTATTTCGAGCAATCAAATTTAACATTGATGCTCAATAGGCTTGAGCTGAAAGGGTTGGTCAAGCGTTCCGCAAAAGAGAACGATCGCAGGGCCTATATCGTTACGATCACGCCTGCGGGGAAGAGGCTTCGGGAAACACTTGTCCAGATGGGTGAAGATGTAATGGATAGGGCACTGAGGGGGTTAAGCGGTGAGCAAAAAGAGGCATTGTCTTATATGCTCCAGATTATCTATGAGAATTTGAAAACCAGCACGTCTCATGGTTAAATTTTAATGAATGTACAGGAGAAATAGAATTATGAAAAAGTTATCTACAGTTATGGTTTGTCTCGTTATGGCCGGAGGTATGTCATCGTGTTTTGCCGATGCTTATCAAGAGGGTGAAAACGCCTTAAAAAACAATGTCTATTCTGACGCGGCGGCTTTATTTGAAAAAGCGTGCAACAGCGGAAATGCTCAAGGGTGTTTCCAACTCGGCGCTCTTTATGAAAAAGGGGACGGAGTCGTGCAAAACAAGTATAAAGCGGTTGTACTCTATGCACAAGCCTGTAACGGCGGTGAATCGCACGGTTGCAGCAATATGGCTATGACATACGATACGCCTTGATCCATTTTCCGGTGAGTAAAAATAAATCTAAAGTGTTCATCATGCAACCGAAAATATTGATCACAGCCTGCCTCTCTTTGTTATTGCTGAGCGGCTGTGTCCCTAAGATGGATAAAGCCGTTCCGCTCTCTGATATGACTATCAATGCTGATCTGGAGAAAATGAGCAGAGACTTTGACGATGAGAGACTCGTACGCGACTGGTGGAAAATGTACGGCGATGAGCAGCTCAATGGTATCATAGAAGAGGCTCTTGCCAAAGCACCGAGCATACAAAGCCTCGAAGCGAAATTTGCACAAGCCAATACCATCATCCAATCGGTTGAATCACGAAATCTGCCGCATCTTTCCGCAAATGCCAGTGTTATCCGTGAACGCTTCAGTGAAAATCATATCTTTCCGCCGCCCTTGGGCGGCGGTACGTATACGCAATATCAGCCTGAATTGATGCTGGAGTATGATTTCGATTTTTGGAATGAGCGCAGTTCACACATTTCTGCCGCAAAAAATACCGCTTTGGCGCAAAGAGCGACCATTGAAGCATCCAAAATTGCGCTGAGCAGTGCGTTATGCGAGACCTATATCGCATGGCATTACGAGGAACAGAAGCTGAGTATATTAAATGCGTTGGATCGGACAACACGCGAAGAGCTTAAGATTGTGGAAAAACAATACGCTTTGGGGCTGATTG contains:
- a CDS encoding tetratricopeptide repeat protein, whose product is MKKLSTVMVCLVMAGGMSSCFADAYQEGENALKNNVYSDAAALFEKACNSGNAQGCFQLGALYEKGDGVVQNKYKAVVLYAQACNGGESHGCSNMAMTYDTP
- a CDS encoding MarR family winged helix-turn-helix transcriptional regulator, with protein sequence MGFESDKSIGFLIAKARNTLKNEFEKELKPYSLSYAHRVILIRLSEKEGLTQKELAQDTYFEQSNLTLMLNRLELKGLVKRSAKENDRRAYIVTITPAGKRLRETLVQMGEDVMDRALRGLSGEQKEALSYMLQIIYENLKTSTSHG